TAGCAGAGGCGGAGTGTACACTGAGTGTGTTTTTCCAGAACAGGGACGTAAAATCAGTCGCAAAATATATCGGCTATAGTGATGCATCTTTAGCTAAAGTGATAGATATGACTGAGGGTAATAATACGGAAGAAGTTGATTTTGGCGGCAGGCTCGGCAAACACCCTGTTGATAGGGATTGGGCTAATGCTGATTTCAGGATCTCATTTGCGAAAAACAAAACACATTCCTACGCCTTTTACACACTGACCATGAAAAATATTTATGGTGCGTTATCGAAAAAATACAAATATAAAGTGTATCATCATGAATTCGATGATATTTATGGCACGACGATTGATTTTATAAAGAAATATAAAGTCCACTTTGGTTTTATTGACGCTATAATAAGCGCGGATGGTCCTTTTGGTATATTTGCTGACCCGTGTCCTCAGCTTACCGGGACTATTATAGGAGGAGAGGATATAGTTGCTGTTGACTGGGTCGGCGCTGGCAAAATGAGCCTGGATCCAATGATATCCAGATACATGCAGGAGGCGGTTGAAGCATTTGGGAAACCGGCAATAAAAATAGTCGGTGATGGAAGGCCCTATAAATATTGGGCAAATGTACCCAGGATATCAAGCATTTTCTCACATGGGATGCTTGACAGGCATTACCTGTTCGGGTTTATAATCTATTATACTATGAGTGAGATGGATCCTGACGTATTTCCTTCACAACCAAGTCAATCCGATTTTATTAATGCTCTCAGAGACCTCTCTGCACCGCTGAGAGAACTTGTCTTTAAGGAACCAGGCCAGCAGCCTTCTGAATTACATAAGTTCGTTAATGAAATTGTTATCAGGATGATGCAGTAATTGGTCCTTCAGACGTCAATCTTGAAAGCTACCAGAGACTATATTTGCATAAAGGAGATAATAATGCCGAAGTGGAGAAACCTTTTGTGGAGAAAAATTGTGATAGAAACAATTATTACTTATCGAAGTTGAGTTAAGTGTTATTTGTTATATGTATCCTCCACTCTCCTGATAGTCTAAATATATTTTTTAGAAAGATTATCAGGAAAATTGTTGTTCCAAGCATCTCAAGGAATTCTTCAAGGGCTTTTGACATATGTCTGATGCGGTGATTAGAAGTAGAGAAAAAATCGGTTATACCCATTTCCTCGTACTGCGAGCCATCCAGGCCCTCTACAAAGTCTAACCCTACCGCAACGGCGTACAGGCTTATACCGACTAAAAACCAATACCAGAGTTTTCTTGAGGAAAGTTCCTTCCACAGGAACCAGATCATAAAAATACCTATAGAAACAAATACAGGCCCAAATACCAGCTGCCAGGTATAACTTGGGAAGGCATCATAAGCACGGACTAACACTCCAGTACCGAAAGTATCATCATTGTCAAAAAAGAGGACTTTAAAAGCCGTTCCCATTCGTTCATGAAACTTTATCGCATCGTCTATTCCCAGATAAATAAAAAATGATCCGATGCCCGCCCAACCATAAGATTTCCACTTATAATAATTGTCCCGCATCTGTGCATTCACTCCAACAGAGGTCAACCATAGTACAGCTCCCACTACAATTGCCTGCAGACTGGAAAACCAGTTTGAAAGGCTGTCTTCGCGGGTAATATTTACCATTCTCCTGATCGCTCCTACTGAAGACCAATTGTAGTGATTAACAAAGACATCCAGGAAAACAATGAAGAGCTCAAATCCAAGTAAACACCAGAATAATCTCCTGGTTATCAAGTCAGATCTCAGGATTAAATTGAGTTGTTGTTTTTGTTCCATTAAAGATTTATTTAAGAGGGGAAATGGCACTTCTATACCGCTCTCTCTTACTAAAAATACTCATTCTCCGATGCTTTATATCATGTGATTTTATAAAACACAAGTAAGAAGTTGTTGACGTGAATAAGTATTAAAACAACTATCTAAGTTGATGTTTCTGATTTGTTAAGTTTATATTTTTAACATAAATGCTAAAGCATTTTCTTGAAAACCATGACTTGAAATGCTAGGCTTACAGAGTAAGAACGCAGGAAAATCCACATACACACTTAAGCTTAA
This genomic window from Candidatus Scalindua japonica contains:
- a CDS encoding DUF362 domain-containing protein → AEAECTLSVFFQNRDVKSVAKYIGYSDASLAKVIDMTEGNNTEEVDFGGRLGKHPVDRDWANADFRISFAKNKTHSYAFYTLTMKNIYGALSKKYKYKVYHHEFDDIYGTTIDFIKKYKVHFGFIDAIISADGPFGIFADPCPQLTGTIIGGEDIVAVDWVGAGKMSLDPMISRYMQEAVEAFGKPAIKIVGDGRPYKYWANVPRISSIFSHGMLDRHYLFGFIIYYTMSEMDPDVFPSQPSQSDFINALRDLSAPLRELVFKEPGQQPSELHKFVNEIVIRMMQ